ttaatttgtGATCTTCACATTGTGTTTCTTTTTCTAGGAAAAATTAATGTTCACGTTTTCACTCATTTCTTAGAAAGAGACAATAGGAGGTTTTACTTCTTCTTTCCAGTAAGAAACAAGCAAAGGGGACAATTGTGAACACTCAAGATTGACCTCCTTTTAGCTGTGTTAATGGCCTTTTACCCTTCAAAATTTCTGCaatgttatataaaaataatggtgtttATATTTATAGGTGTTGAGTCATTTGACATTGATCTGAAGGAGCAGAAGGTGACAGTGAAGGGAAATGTACAACCAGATGAAGTTCTGCAAGCTGTTTCCAAAACTGGGAAGAAGACTGCATTCTGGGTGGATGAAACACCAGCTGAAAACAAGCCTTCAGAAACTGCACCTGTTGCCGCTGCTGAAAATGATACCAAACCTTCAGAAACTGCACCTGTTGCCTCAGAAATCAAGCCTTCAGAAACTGAACCTGTTGCCTCAGCTGAGCCTGAAAACAAGACTTCAGAAACTGCTATTGAAACTGTTGCCTAAGGCATTTGGCCTTGTAGTTTTCTGTGTGAAAGTAGGTCTGTTTTCAAATGGTACTTTACATGCTTTCTGCATATCAGCTGTTATATTTTGTGTGATGCTACTGATATATAATCGCTGCAATAACTCTTGGCCTGAGTTTCACATATGAGACACTTTTCAAGCATGTTATAACTAAGAATTTTAACTTGTATTTCTCTTGGCCTCTTCTTACTcttaatcttttaatatttcaaaaggttGCGCTTATTGTTTTTTAACATGGAATAACtcta
This genomic interval from Vigna radiata var. radiata cultivar VC1973A chromosome 8, Vradiata_ver6, whole genome shotgun sequence contains the following:
- the LOC106769667 gene encoding copper transport protein ATX1 — protein: MSSQTVVLKVGMSCQGCAGAVNRVLGKMEGVESFDIDLKEQKVTVKGNVQPDEVLQAVSKTGKKTAFWVDETPAENKPSETAPVAAAENDTKPSETAPVASEIKPSETEPVASAEPENKTSETAIETVA